ATCGCATAACATCTACGATAAGAACATAGGTGCCTTTGAAAACCGCAATCACTACACACGGTAATTTGAAATTTGTCCGCTTTAGACATTGTTGTTGTCTCTTCTACAACCTTTCAAAATATGGTGCTGTCGCTTTTAACGAATGAACTTTCGTGAAGCGGCAGCCCCTTGTTTTAATCCTAATACCATACGCTCTCTTCCACTCACATGATTCTTTTAAGTTGTCATTAATCATACAGTGACTGTTTCTCCAGGATTTACCATAAGTATTTTCTGTACTTTATCCTTTTCTTCTTTATATTTTCGGTTATTCGGATACCAATTGGTAAGTTCGCTCCACACTTCATACGATTTTTGAAGTAATTCCTTGTTTACATTTGCCTTGAGAATAGGACGATTGTCTTCAGTTTCATCAACAGCTTCAATAACCATCGCTGCCTGGAAATAGCATATTGCCACTTTAACATAGTCCTGTTCTTCATGAGTAAGAAACCCAGCATCTCTATATAATCTTGCGGCCTTATAGAAATATGTTCTCTTATCATCATATTTTTTTGCTTTTTCCATAAGCGCACCAATTCTCATATAAGCCCGGGCTAAGTCACGCTTTACCGCTACCCAATCTGTCCTTAATGCTTCTTCTAGTAATTCGTTGCTTATTTTGCATGAATCTTCATAATAATCTAATGCCTTTTTCATATCTTGCTTTTCCAAAATAACGCCAAGCCAATAATAACTGTCAGACATATCTCTCCTATCCAATATTGTATTTGTTTCATAAGCCAACTCTTCTCTGATCCTAAGTGATTCTTCAAGGAAATCCTTTGCATCAGATATATTGTCATTTGCTGTAATTCTCCCCAGCCGAACATAACATGAAGCTAAATCTCTTTTAGCCTCGATTGTTTGTATTTCCTCCGCTATTTTTTCAAAAATATCCAATGATGCTTCATAAAATTCTTTCGCTTTGTTAAGCACTCCTACTTTGCTTAAAACGTCTCCCATATTGCTACTGCTTATGGCAACCTCTCTCCTTATACTTGCCTCTACTACATTTGTCTCACCAACAAGCTCTTTAAGAATTTTATCTCTTTCAATATAATAAAGTGACGCTTTATCTGTATTGCCTGACATATAAAATATATTACCAACCGAAGAATAATTTCTACACAAATCCAGCCTTGTTTTCATACTGCTATCCTCGGTTAATAATGCTTGTCTAACCTCCAGTGATTTAATATACCATTTTAATGACTCGGAGAACCTCCCTGCAATCTCTAATTCACGGGCATGACTATAGTAAATGTCTCCAATTAGAGATTTATACTTGTGCATCCCTGAGTCATTATAAATTTCCTCACAACTTTTTTTCAGCATATCATAATGAAATGTTGATAAAATTATATATCCCGACTCTGACAAATAATTTGCATAAACCAATGATGCATTTATATACAATTCTGCAACATCTTCAACTGTTCCATCATCATTCGTATACAAAACTGATTCATTTTTATCTTTTGTTTTTTTATACTGTTTTTTCCAATAACCCACTAATTTCCCTTGCCACTTGATAGCCTCCTCATAATTTCTCTCTACACCTTCACCCGTACGATACATCGAAACCAATTTTTCCATAGCCTCCGCCAATCCGCAATTCGCTGCATCCTCTATCAGGGTAACTGCACGTTCACGGTCCACTTCAACATCAATTCCACCCAAGTACGCCAGTCCTATAAGAAAACTATGCTCCGCAGAATTATCAATTTCTCTGACTCCCATATCCCAAATCGCGGAAATCAAAAATCTTCTCATCATATCATCATTGTTGGGATCGACACATAAAGGAATATCCGGATATAGTTTTTCCAATTCAGATCGATTTGTCTTTTCCATTTCTACAGGTAAAATATTTACATCAGTTTTTTTTGCCGTAGGATATTCTTCTTTCATTACATAATTCACCCCACCAAAACTACCCGGTAACAAAAGATTTGGAGTTACAACCAAAACAAACAGACCACTATTTTGTAATGTCTCTTTGATATTCTCCCTGTAATCTTCACCTATAGTCAAAAATTCATCGTACCAAATTGCTACATCCCTGTAATATTTGTTTTTATGTATCAGGCGCATTAATTCCTGAGCACATTTTCTGTCTGCTTTTCTGTAAGAAAGAAATATATAAGCGTCAAATTCATTTTTAATTTTCTTCGTCATTTCATCACCGAGTAAAATATCAGACAGATGCTTTTCAAGCTTTTCTTCATAACTGATGGCAGTTGTATCTCTTTGTGTTTTATCCAAATACTGCATATCTCCGAATTTTCTTGCAAACAATCCCTCCAAGCCTCGCTCTTGAATTAAAGGAAGTACAGGGATCTTATTCTTTAATGCAAGTGGAAAATCTTTATCCATAGCAATTGATGGTTTTGTCAGCAGATTTGTAGTTACCGGTATAACAAAAAGCTGCATAGATAAAAGATCAGTTTCACGCTCCTGTTCCGGAATAGATGAAGCATTATCATAAAAATAAACTGCACAGTTTTGCTTATCCAGAATTTCATTTCTTACGGGCTCAAAATACATATCAAAATCATCTGGATGACAGCAAAAATATACTCTTGGTTTCCCTTGATTTGTTGAGTCCCCTCTGGTCTTAAATTGTATATGGTTTTCCTTCTCCATTTTTTATCCTCGTCTTATATCAAAAAATCTTTTTCATATATGTTTTTAAGTTTCCCCTTTTCAATCAATTCATCCAATGTATACATTTGATAAAATCCAACGCACCCTTCTCCTGACCTATCAACAAACATCACTTCGTGCGATTCTAAATCTACAATAGAATTTCTAAAATTTAAAAATGCCACCTCATTGTTGTATAAATAACATATATCTCCAATCCAGCCAACAGGATACCATTCATTAAAATCACTTACTTGTTCTAATTTTTCTTGCAAGATGATTGCTCTTGTACTTATGAATCATACAACTTTCTTCTTTTTCTTGAGTGACTTAACAATGATTTTAAATAGGTGATTTCTCATATTCTCTCTTTTTCTGCCTATCAATTAAAAAATCTATCAGCACAGCAGAAAATGCAACTATTATTCCAATGAGAATATAATAAAATCCTTCTGCCCTAACAACATCAATCCAAGGTTCATCACTATATGCCATAAACGCGACTGCAACAATGGCAGCTGAAAAAGGGAAAAAAAAGAAAGATATTGCTGAAAACAATATCAATTGGATCCTTGCCCTTGCAATTGCTATTAAAACTGCGGTAATTATAAAAATAATATATATACATCGTATAAATGAATCACTATTTATACATAAAGAATAATCTACATTTCCAGCTTCATCTAAAAAAGATATTACCGGCGTATCCATAAATGCAAACAAAGACAATGACACGATAATTACTAATCCTAAATAGACCGTAAAACTCCTATTTTTGTATGGCGTACGCTCTATGCAATCTTTTCCTCCAATAAATGTATGATCCTTTATCTTCTGATTACTTTCCGAATACTTATTATTTTTGAATCCTCCAACATTCATATCTTTAATCTGTGAAATTTTTTCCTCTGTCCAAACGACACCCTCACAAATAATACACTTTCCGTTTCCCATTCTGTTCAAGCTCCCACATCGCTCGCATCTAATCATTAACGTCATCCCCTTGTATATCTATTTGTAACATATAATCTAAATGCTTGTTATATTTTTTTACTATCAAAAATTTTAAAATATATCCGATAACCAAATTGATTACCAATAGACAAATAGCGAACAATGCTACTGTTCCTATTAAATCATTCATTCTTATTATACTGCTTGTAATTTCTTTTGCTCCCAATACAGCTGTACGCCTATGATTAACGTAATAATAATTAATTATACTGTATAATATCAATAATACGGATGCAACATAAAACATACCTCTACTAACAATAGAGCTTGTTTTA
This sequence is a window from Coprococcus eutactus. Protein-coding genes within it:
- a CDS encoding TIR domain-containing protein is translated as MEKENHIQFKTRGDSTNQGKPRVYFCCHPDDFDMYFEPVRNEILDKQNCAVYFYDNASSIPEQERETDLLSMQLFVIPVTTNLLTKPSIAMDKDFPLALKNKIPVLPLIQERGLEGLFARKFGDMQYLDKTQRDTTAISYEEKLEKHLSDILLGDEMTKKIKNEFDAYIFLSYRKADRKCAQELMRLIHKNKYYRDVAIWYDEFLTIGEDYRENIKETLQNSGLFVLVVTPNLLLPGSFGGVNYVMKEEYPTAKKTDVNILPVEMEKTNRSELEKLYPDIPLCVDPNNDDMMRRFLISAIWDMGVREIDNSAEHSFLIGLAYLGGIDVEVDRERAVTLIEDAANCGLAEAMEKLVSMYRTGEGVERNYEEAIKWQGKLVGYWKKQYKKTKDKNESVLYTNDDGTVEDVAELYINASLVYANYLSESGYIILSTFHYDMLKKSCEEIYNDSGMHKYKSLIGDIYYSHARELEIAGRFSESLKWYIKSLEVRQALLTEDSSMKTRLDLCRNYSSVGNIFYMSGNTDKASLYYIERDKILKELVGETNVVEASIRREVAISSSNMGDVLSKVGVLNKAKEFYEASLDIFEKIAEEIQTIEAKRDLASCYVRLGRITANDNISDAKDFLEESLRIREELAYETNTILDRRDMSDSYYWLGVILEKQDMKKALDYYEDSCKISNELLEEALRTDWVAVKRDLARAYMRIGALMEKAKKYDDKRTYFYKAARLYRDAGFLTHEEQDYVKVAICYFQAAMVIEAVDETEDNRPILKANVNKELLQKSYEVWSELTNWYPNNRKYKEEKDKVQKILMVNPGETVTV